A segment of the Anopheles cruzii chromosome 2, idAnoCruzAS_RS32_06, whole genome shotgun sequence genome:
CACGGGGTTTGCCAAAACAGCAAGCATAGTGCGCAAGAGAAGACCCCACCGCTCTCGGGGTAGATAGTGGCCGGTGTGACCTAAATTTCGATGCTGCTCCACCACTCACTGTTGGCCGTCAAAACATGGACCCCCAAGCGGAGCTGCTGTCCGGCGAGAGTGTGCTCCCGATGCACCGGATCCGGGCCTATTTGGTCGAGACTGGAGTAATAAAATACGTAAGTGTCGTCGGGATTCTGAACATTCGCAAAAGACAGGACTCTTGTTTCTTCGAGGCGAGACGAAGATTTGCACACCCAACAACCTGGGCTGGGCACTGGGCAACTAGTTCAAGGTCTAGGcatgccgctgccgccacgGTTACGTGTGCCTCCGCCGCCACAGACCTAAAACCTGCTTTCTTTCTAACACGTGCGCGTGCTGCGTTTGCGCAACCACGCGACCCACCGTGGCGGCAGCACGGCACGTTACGGTTGGATGGACTACGAGGTCTACGAtcgtgtgcggcggcggcggggtgaGGTATGGTGATCAGACCACAGGTGCAGACCATAGAGAGCGACGGCAATGGAGAAACCCTGATAAGGGAAACCGGAGGCACCGCGGTGCTGTTTGCCCTTAGATACACTTTATAGATCACGCGCGGTTCACGGTCACGGCCAATGctggtctgtgtgtgtgtgtagtgtcGATGAGACCTTTCAAGACGCCGattccgttgctgctgctgccagctaTCCACCCGAACCCTTCTGCGCATGTTTGATGAGGTTTCTGATCCGGAAAAATCTGGATCACACTAACATGGAGCGCCGAGTGCAGAGTATCGTGTATTTTTTGATGCCAGAGAGGCCAATTCTTCGCGCTCGATTAGTACCTAACTCTACTGGCTTATGAGCTACTGCAACTGCTACTGCGAGTTGATCGATCGGTTTAGCTTTTTTGATATTGTGGACCTTGACGATGTCCTGTTTGACCCGAAATTGTTGTTTAACATTACAAATTACCTACAAATTACAGTATATCCTAAATGAACTTGATCGTTAGCAACAGTATGTTTTGCTTAAACACGTAATTAAACTGTAATTAATCAAAAATCGATTAGGATGTTCCATGGTTCATTGCGGTAGAAAATCATCGTTTTAATGCtgttgttttgcataattataATAATGGAATCCAGCTGTCCATCTTATTCACAACCTAGTTAGGTTCTGAGCTTCTCGCCAAACCAACATTTCCATTTGCGGAAGCTGCAATGTGGTCCCTCCAAATAGGCAAATAGGCGAACAGAAACTGTTGTTTACGAGACAGAACGGGGTCGCCTTATGCCGCTGAAGTGGATTACGCAAAACGACTATGTCCGTCCGGTCTAATGTTTTGACTACCTCCTGCCGCAGAGCCGCATGCACACACCCATTATAGAATTATTGCCTCCTTTTTGgcacgaaatcgaaaccgatcccgaatgctgtgtgttgtgtacACTAAACATTCATTAACTGTTATGCGCGGGTTGGTAGGTTGCCTGCCAATTCTTCGAGCTGCATTATTCGAGCTTGATTTGGAAGAGCATTTTCTGTGTGACCTAAAACTCGCCAAAAACTAAAGCGAATTGACCATTTTATCACTTCATTCATCCCGGTCTGTTCAGTTTCTTGATTAGATACAAAACCGAGCATTCATTAGCATCGCAATGATCTCGCAACACAACCCCTtggaattaatttgtttaatcTACCGCAATTCGTGGTGCGGTCGAGGACCCTGCTGAGAGGACCACATGTCGTCGTTTGACTGACCCCTGCCAGCCCTAACAACATAATCCTTTCACTCAATTGCTTTTATTCCGGCAATTGGGTTAAATCTGGTGCGTCTGGCGCAACTTGGCTGATTCTGTTTTTGAAATTTATACATCTGTCGGCTATCGCTGCGCCACGCTTTGGTTTTGGGAGAGCTCCGCGAAATCAACCCATCGCGGCTGCGGTGTGGTGATAGACGCTGCTTATCATAGAGGTCGATTACGCGCCACCGTCACGCCAGAATCTGCCTCGAGCCGAACATAAACTGGAGCAATCTGGGTCTGGGTACCTTGTACGCTCCCGGCGCGAAGTCGAAGACCTCCCAAGCGGGAGTGACACCCTTACGAAAGTGGTTAGGGCTCGGTTGCGCGGGTCACTTTGCATGGCTGATAACCGACCATCCAACACGGACCCCTCGGATTCGAAGTGCGCAATAGATTGCGCTCGTCCCGCGCGCTTTATAATGGGGTCTTCTCTGTGTGCCTAATTTctaatttcttttttccccccgTTTTTCTCGCCCGTAGGTAAACTTTCTGATCACGCAGTTTCTGGCGCTGATCCTTGCGTCCACGTTCCGCTCGTACTTGCACCCCTCGAAGGTGTCGGCCAGTACCCGGCACGTGATCGGGCTGGTGATCGGTCTGTTCTTCGGATACTTCTGCTTCGGTCAGCAAGCGATCCATATTGCCGGCCTTCCGGCCGTTTGCTATGTCGTCATCCGCACGCAGAATCCGCAGATCGTGCAGCGGTAAGAACTAGGCGCCTGCAAGGCTCCGTGACACCTCCTCCGACCTCACCTTCTAACGGCTATCCTGCCACCACATTCCGTAGACTCGTCATGGTCGTGGCCCTCATCTACCTGTCCTGCATCCATCTGCACCGCCAGTACTACGACTACGGGTCGTACTCGCTCGACATTACCGGTCCGCTGATGATCATCACGCAGAAGGTGACGAGCCTGGCGTTCAGCATCCACGATGGGTTCACGCGCGAGATGAAGGACCTCACCgcgacccagcagcagcacgccatCCAGAAGCTACCGTCGGCGCTCGAGTTTTTCTCCTACACCCTGCACTTCCAGGGCCTGATGGCGGGTCCGCTTGTGTTCTACAAGGACTACATCGACTTCATCGAGGGCTGCCACATCCTGAAGCAAGCGTCCGCCAACGTAAGCATCACCCCCGAGCGTGGTAGAGACCCCTGAGTAATGATTCGAAATTCTTTCGCAGGCCAATTACGATATCGACAAGAAAATCGTCCACGAACCGTCGCCGGTGAAAGCGGTCGTCAAGAAGGTGATCGCCAGCCTGGTGTGTGCGCTGATCTTCATCAAGTTTGCGACGATCTATCCGATCAAAACGATGAAAGGTTCGCCCTCCATTTTCATTCCGCCCATGGCCAGTCTGTCTTAATCCTACCTCTATCTGCCTGCCTCTTTCAGATGACGGCTTTATCGAGAGTTCCGGCTTTTTCTACTCGCTGTGGTACATGATGATGGCCACGACGGCGGTCCGATTCAAGTACTACTTCGCCTGGCTGATGGCCGATGCGATCTGCAACAACTCCGGGCTCGGTTTTAACGGGTACGACGAGCGGGACGGTGTGACGCCGCGCTGGGACATGCTGTCCAACATACAGGTGCTGGAGTTCGAGTTCGGCACCAACTTCCGGAACTGCATCAACGCGTGGAACGCCGGCACGAACCGCTGGCTGCGCATGGTGGTGTTCGAGCGCGTCCCGAAGCGGTACGGCACGCTGCTCACGTTCAGCCTGAGTGCCCTCTGGCACGGCTTCTACCCCGGTTACTATCTGACGTTCGCCACCGGTGCCCTGATCGTGGTGGCGGCCCGCACCGCCCGCAAGCTGTTCCGGGCGCCCTTCCAGCGCACGGGCACCTCGCGCGCCCTCTACGACGTACTGACCTGTCTAGTGACGCGCGTCTTCATGGGCTACGCCACGTTTCCGTTCGTTCTACTCGAGTTTAAGGCTAGTCTTCGTATGTACCTGAATGTGTTTATGTGCCTTCATCTGGTCGCTATGATCActatgtttgttttatcgaAATTCGTACCGGGCGGGGCTGCCGGCCCGCTCAGCGCCCGCGCCCGCACTAAGGTTAAGCTCGACGACGAACCGTCGCCGATGATCGatcccgccaccaccgccgcagccgtCGGTGAGTCGGTGACGAAGAACACCCCCGTCGCCATCGAATCCGAAGGCGGGATCCGTTTCCGGGGCGAAAACGGTCGACGAGCGATCGTGCCGGAGTTGTCCCACCCGACAGCGGCCGGCAGCGGTGAGGCTGTGAAGAAACCATCGCCCGACCCGGAtaccagcatcatcatcaactaCACTACAAACAAGACTGACGAACATTTGCTGTCCGCggaggacaacaacaacagtgccACTTCCACCACCATGAAACCACCGGGcccagcaccgccgccgccgccaccgcaagCCATTGTCAACGGCAAGAGCCCGAAGCCTGCCCGCGAGCGCATCAAGGAGAAGCTGGAGCAGGAAACGCGCAACCTGGAAGAGTTTATCGACAAAACGGTGACGGGCTTCGTCGAGCTGAAGGACGATCTGATGCGCATGAACGAGCCCGGCACCATCGGTGGGCTGTACATTCCTCGCAACGGTGGCATCGCATCCGGTGGCGCAGGCGATGCACTCATCGTGAACGGAAACTCCGGATCCAACGGAACCACCCATGGCAGCAGCGGAGCGTTTCTGAAGAAGGAAATCGACGCCCTGAACGCGGCCGTACAGCAGGCGAACGTGCTGCCGGCGGTACTGAGCAACGGGCATGCCAAGTAGGGGGCCAGAgaacgcagcgcagcgcaacagATATATTCTTCCCAAACGCGGTCAGCCGCGGCACGGCTTCCTCTTTCCGCCTCTCATCTACTTCTTCTGGAAGGGGACGATCCGGACCTCGACCGGGGATGCAAAAGGTACGTAACGTTTAACATTCTTCTTCCGGccggtctctctctgtccgcaAGCGCTGTACGATCGACGAACCTAAAACAAACCTTTTACTGGTaaaacgggaagcgggaaccAACGAAAAGAATGTGACGAAAAGCAGAGCATGCtctataaaaaagaaacacaaaaacgaCAAGCAAAACCTGCTTCGAgaaacgatcgatcgtttgtgGGAGCAGCGGGCCTCAAGGGGAAGGATACATTTTTTAGCCAGAAAACCACATACCGCCGCCGCTGTATATTATATTCATATTCGCTCGCGTGTCGGCCGGCCAACCAACAGCGTGCCGTCGCCGGTACTACTTACGGAAACTCAACAGTCCACCTGCTTCCAATGAACAGGTGTCCTCCAGGCAAGAGCGTTTCTAGTTGCTGCAGCTCCGTGCTCCTTACTGTCTGCGGTTTTTTGGTTCCGTGAAAATATTCTGAATATCATATCAATGTATGATCTATCTATTCACATCTACCTTTTAAGTGTACTCAAGTGGCCGAGCAAATAATTTAGGATTTTAAGAAAATGGTGCGTAAATTGAGTTTTAGAATCCCGTActcgcttccttccttcgacGATGATGCTTCCAAATTAGCTGCTGTGTCCATGTGAGATAATTCTTTACCATCGCGCTGGTCTTCCAGTTCCGCGCTCCACTTTGGATACTATTTTTTAATCTTTAAACACGCACCATCCGACATTGCTTCCAAACACGATCGCGAGGATCGAAAGGAGCTACTCCTTGGTTTCGTATtgatagagaaagagatagagagagatagagagcgcACATACCAAATGTttcaaaagagagagagaaagagaaagagagattaTTTTGCTTGCTATTACTTAGTTTAGATAGGAGCCAATTGAAAAGGACATACAAAAATGGTCGTTTCGGCAGCTAGGACCAACAGCCACCACATACCGTGCCccgcgctgcgtgtgtgtgtgttgtgtttgacCACCTGCAATATGCGGTGGTCCAAatcaaccgccgccgctgcttaACCTACAGAACCTGCGAAAGGATGCTTTGCGTTCACACTAGCGCGAAGTGCATCCTAAAGGCGCATCGACGCACAACAAAACCGAGTTCCTCAGTAGAACAATACtataaacaaaccacaaataCCGTAGAGGGCATTGGAAAATACGGCCGAGGACTAACTGAACCTACAAATGCACACAGCAACAAACGCGCAAACAAGAAAATGTGACTACTACGTTTATTCCTTTCTCAATGTCGCGGATTATCAAGAGGTCCCCCAGAGGGGGGGAGAGAGCGGGGAGAGACAGAGTGTAAGAGAGAAtgggagatagagagagagtgtgtgtctATCAAGAGCACCGGATGAGcgcaaccaaccaactaaTGTGTAGtcgaaaacagcaaaactataCAAAAGTataatggaaaaacaaaaccaagataaaacaaaaatctttTTGTAGTAAacaattataaaataaaattaaaaaaaacaacagaagaaCCAACGTGGCGCGTGGCCGAAACATCCGAAAACGGCGTACAGTTAGAAGTTGTGAGTTTAGAATGTACATTTTGTGTGGTCTACTTTGATGATATTTCCGTGTCTCTACATATCAGATCTTTCTTGCAGCATGCGGAGTTTGATCGTGCGATCCAAGGAAACCGCCGTCGTTTGCTGCCATATTTGGTCGTCGCTACTCACAAAATGtacattttcaattcaattcagcTGTAGCTTTCATTACAATTAGTCCATGAGTAGAAAATTTTCCCACTTTCTTCATTGTTTCTCACTTTGCTTGCTCTTTGCAAATAAATCGCGTCATTATCTACTGCGACTTAATGTAAGCTTTCGGATGAGGTTCATTTTAAACTTCGAAAGCTGCGACAAAGGACACAAAGGCGACACAGACTGctgaaacacaaaaaaacagtgcGGCCACTTTCTACCAACTACCGGTTTATTTGCTAAAGTTCAGGTAAATCCTCTGTTTACACGCTTTAATTCTCTCCTATTGCTAATTGACACACACGCGAATTGAGGGCCCGTTTTAGTGGCTGAGGTCTAAGGAAAGGACCAAGTTGCTACATTCGTGTAGCTTTCCGGTTCGGTCTACGGGGCACATTGGCCCGCACTGGCGATGTGGCCGGGCTACCGGAAATGGCCCGACGGAGGCTTGTCGCACTCAGTGGCGTTAGAACCACGGCGGCCCGTTTGAGCCGCACCGGACTGCCAGTGGACGTCGTACTATCGTTGCTACCAATGCCATCGATGTCAAGCGGACGGGAACGGGAGGCGCGCTTCGGAAGTGACCGCTTGCCGGGCAACGACGAAGCGACGGCAACGTCCTTCGTACCGACGGGAGGAGTTGTGCCGGGGCCGAATGTCGCCCTAACCGAGGACCTAGACTTGGATACGTTTGCCGTATCCTGCACCGAGCTTTCCGTTGACCGGGTGGTTCGACTTTTCCTTGTTTCGGCACCGCTTGGTAGGGTCTTTTTGTCGCCTTCGACTCGCTGCTGTTGATTTTGTCGTGTTGCGTTTCTCTCGAGACCACTGTCGGTTGTGCGTTTCGTTCGTGCCGAAGATTTCGATGATGCGGCCGCCGTAGCCAGGGCCGCCGATAGTGACTTCCGTGCCACAGTTTTGCCAGTGAGCAGTGTCTCCATTCGATTGGCCTGCCGCGTCCGGGCTGGCATCGTGCTTGGAGTCGCGTGTAGTCGCTTTTCGTACAACGTTTTGGCCGCGACCATCGGCTTGGCGGCTGATCGGTTGATGCGGCTTGTTTGCTGCGCGCAAATGGGAGGACAAGAATTTGAGTAAGCCTTGACCCACGTTTAGATATGTTTCTCCTATCAAAATACCTACCGTGGCGTTGGGTGACGAATTCACAACATCACCCTCGGACGAGGACGTGGATGAACTGGTTCGGCGCGAACTCCGCCGGCGAGACGAAGGAGCCTTGTGGCTTGCTGCGGGTGAGGTCACTAACGGGGTGTTGCACTTCGATTGCTGCGTTTCCGGGATTTCCGCGTGGCTCGTATCTTGCCCTTCACCGTCCGAGCTGTCTTCCTGCGTCGCAGGAACTAACACCTCGTCTTCCGAACTCGGGACACTCGGGTCGCTCctttccggccggtcggctccgccaccggtcgccgccggtggcttgCTACGATTTGAAGCCGCCCGGATCTTACGCATCGCCGAAGCGTGCGGAACTTTAAACGTTCCATCGGCACTGCGTGACGGCGGTTGGGGGTCCAGTTCCGCCGTCCTTGCCGGTGTCGATGATGGTGTGCCACCGAAGTGTAGCGATCGACGGAGCGGTTTTATTGCCGATCCCGCGATTCTTGGTGAAGAGGCTGGGGAAACGGGGGAATTAGGAatcccggcagcagcagcaggtgatCTCACTTCGGGTGTACCGGTGCTTCCCGGGTTGGTCACCGATGGACGCTGTTGCTGCGGCCGTAGCGGAGAGGAAAACAGATCGGTGTCGGAGTCCTCCTCTAGAATGGATTTATTAATGGCGGGAGGCGGCGACTCGCTCCGGTCCTTGTCCGGCTCGTCGGGTTCGTGGCGATCTTCCTGTTCTTCCTCCTCTTCGCCACCATCGGCTGGTGCGAGCGGTTGTTCGTCACTGGCCGACCCATTCACGGTTGGCACGCGGGACGAGGAAAACGAAAGGGGTTCCGCCATCGTGCCCCGCATCCGCTCGCGGAAGGTGGTCAAACTTTTGACGATCTTCGGATCGAGCCCCGGTTCCTGGAGGATCtcgttggccgccgtcgccagaTCGGTGCGCAATGCCGGATCTTCCGAGATGTCCAGCCCCAACACCGCACCGCTCATTAGCTTCAGCAGATCCTTCAAGGCGAGGTTGTCCTGCATTACGCGCAAGAACGTAACCGCGATCGTGTTGTGTGGATGGACGCCCGGATTGCAGAACACGGGCTGCGTCAGGTTGATCACGAACTTGACCACCGTCTCGGGCCGTACCTCGGCCAGCGGGCTCGTGTTGGGGGCTTCCAGTATCGTGAACAGGGTGCCGAGCAGTGCCTTCTGCAGCAGATCCtggcgcttccggttggcgaGGGCCTCGAAAAAGATGCCCAATATCTGTTGCGTCTCCGGCTCCGTCGTAGGGTTGAAGTAGCGCAACAGCAGCTTCGAGACAATGTCCGGCGAGTTACAGCGGAAGTGTAGCACCAGCCGGCAGAAGCCTTCGATGATCGTCTTACAGATGGCACTTTCGTCGCACGTGTCCATGAAGTGGATGGACATTTTGTAGAACTCGTTACTGTTGCACGATGAACCCGATTCGTCCAGCTGGGCCCCGCTGTGTCGGTTGAACAGCTGGCGCGAGCTCTTGCTCGCCCGTGAGTCATCCTTCGACGAGTCGTCCTCGAGATCGAAATGCTCGAACCCGTACCGATCGAGCAGCTCAAAGACACACTCGATCGCGGTTTTCCAGAGGCGCGTCGAAGCGGTGTGGAGGAACTGTTGGTACAGCAGCTGGAACGTGTCCTTGCTCAGCCCATCGTACAGCATGCTGAAGGCGGTGGACGTGCGCAGGGCCCAGTTGCGCGTGTGCAGCTCGGGCGATTGCACGTGCCGGCTGATGAACGATTTGTACAGATCGCACACCACCGGAGTGAGCGTGCGCACGGACGCGCTGTTGACCAGGTAGAAGCACACCTGCAGACACTTGTTGATCGTTTCCTGGGTCATGCGGCGTGGCTTCAGCATCGACTCGCGGAACACCACACTGTCGATGCCGgcgctggtgttgctgctcgAGAGCGTCTGTGACATTTCCTGCACCAGGGGTTTCACCAGATTGGCGTACTCCTCGTTGCAGGCGTTGAGCCGCTCGGACACGCGCTGTGCCCCGGCGTAATCCTTCTGCTGGACCAACATCGTTTCCTGCTCCTTCAGGTCCATTATTTCGAGCCGCAAAGCCGATATCTTTAACTTGAGGCTGGTTTGATCCGGGTTCCGCTCGAAGTACGTATCGACGAGGGACCGTGAACTGTTCGAGAAGTCCACGCGCGATGGCTCGAGCACCGAGTTGACCAGATCGACGAAGAACTTGAACCGTGTCTCGCCGTCCGGCAGCAGCTTCTCGAACGTTTGCATGATCAACCGGACGTTCATCTCGTGCAGCGTCTCGTTGCACAGCACGTCCGACAGCACCAGCTTCAGGCTGTCGCGACCGAACTCGTCCGCGTAGTCGTAAATGGTCACGATTTCCAGCAGCATATGGAGGATGTGCTGGAAGTAAAGC
Coding sequences within it:
- the LOC128268881 gene encoding lysophospholipid acyltransferase 6 codes for the protein MQQLANIIGANAYYDGSRVFTWLAEMCGLSVDLVNFLITQFLALILASTFRSYLHPSKVSASTRHVIGLVIGLFFGYFCFGQQAIHIAGLPAVCYVVIRTQNPQIVQRLVMVVALIYLSCIHLHRQYYDYGSYSLDITGPLMIITQKVTSLAFSIHDGFTREMKDLTATQQQHAIQKLPSALEFFSYTLHFQGLMAGPLVFYKDYIDFIEGCHILKQASANANYDIDKKIVHEPSPVKAVVKKVIASLVCALIFIKFATIYPIKTMKDDGFIESSGFFYSLWYMMMATTAVRFKYYFAWLMADAICNNSGLGFNGYDERDGVTPRWDMLSNIQVLEFEFGTNFRNCINAWNAGTNRWLRMVVFERVPKRYGTLLTFSLSALWHGFYPGYYLTFATGALIVVAARTARKLFRAPFQRTGTSRALYDVLTCLVTRVFMGYATFPFVLLEFKASLRMYLNVFMCLHLVAMITMFVLSKFVPGGAAGPLSARARTKVKLDDEPSPMIDPATTAAAVGESVTKNTPVAIESEGGIRFRGENGRRAIVPELSHPTAAGSGEAVKKPSPDPDTSIIINYTTNKTDEHLLSAEDNNNSATSTTMKPPGPAPPPPPPQAIVNGKSPKPARERIKEKLEQETRNLEEFIDKTVTGFVELKDDLMRMNEPGTIGGLYIPRNGGIASGGAGDALIVNGNSGSNGTTHGSSGAFLKKEIDALNAAVQQANVLPAVLSNGHAK
- the LOC128267386 gene encoding condensin complex subunit 3, translating into MAPRKRKVAVPVAGPSPEKVKYSTAVIQTVLNAQQNQTAHAKLIKQLKGLYATVQHDSFMKSFLQVVKRQMEHEEANEYANNVLKFCAKFVADPEYSEQAETHPVMASFFNWLLSTSSSGQLVRFRICQLVNLTLNALGSDATLDDTICDKILRIMLERMRDTSQHVRVQAVLALQRLQDPTTPEDGVSRAYIYHLDKDPAAKVRQTIITSLGRNYRSLPHIIERLWDVEERVRRHTYMQMSSFAVRQYKVSQRLKFLEQGLEDHSESVRKVVRNVMIPQWIESYQRDYVAFIEGLKIDADDQELERFRKTSKMVLFEVFSKHGVKEMADMLKFDPEHKHVPLGDLTMERVICWHAMLDYLHQHDSDELEDYMMELSKYCEFIKEFIENTGEAGFMKSSGTVNQSTVASPTARSAMDKLQQLYFQHILHMLLEIVTIYDYADEFGRDSLKLVLSDVLCNETLHEMNVRLIMQTFEKLLPDGETRFKFFVDLVNSVLEPSRVDFSNSSRSLVDTYFERNPDQTSLKLKISALRLEIMDLKEQETMLVQQKDYAGAQRVSERLNACNEEYANLVKPLVQEMSQTLSSSNTSAGIDSVVFRESMLKPRRMTQETINKCLQVCFYLVNSASVRTLTPVVCDLYKSFISRHVQSPELHTRNWALRTSTAFSMLYDGLSKDTFQLLYQQFLHTASTRLWKTAIECVFELLDRYGFEHFDLEDDSSKDDSRASKSSRQLFNRHSGAQLDESGSSCNSNEFYKMSIHFMDTCDESAICKTIIEGFCRLVLHFRCNSPDIVSKLLLRYFNPTTEPETQQILGIFFEALANRKRQDLLQKALLGTLFTILEAPNTSPLAEVRPETVVKFVINLTQPVFCNPGVHPHNTIAVTFLRVMQDNLALKDLLKLMSGAVLGLDISEDPALRTDLATAANEILQEPGLDPKIVKSLTTFRERMRGTMAEPLSFSSSRVPTVNGSASDEQPLAPADGGEEEEEQEDRHEPDEPDKDRSESPPPAINKSILEEDSDTDLFSSPLRPQQQRPSVTNPGSTGTPEVRSPAAAAGIPNSPVSPASSPRIAGSAIKPLRRSLHFGGTPSSTPARTAELDPQPPSRSADGTFKVPHASAMRKIRAASNRSKPPAATGGGADRPERSDPSVPSSEDEVLVPATQEDSSDGEGQDTSHAEIPETQQSKCNTPLVTSPAASHKAPSSRRRSSRRTSSSTSSSEGDVVNSSPNATQTSRINRSAAKPMVAAKTLYEKRLHATPSTMPARTRQANRMETLLTGKTVARKSLSAALATAAASSKSSARTKRTTDSGLERNATRQNQQQRVEGDKKTLPSGAETRKSRTTRSTESSVQDTANVSKSRSSVRATFGPGTTPPVGTKDVAVASSLPGKRSLPKRASRSRPLDIDGIGSNDSTTSTGSPVRLKRAAVVLTPLSATSLRRAISGSPATSPVRANVPRRPNRKATRM